In Haliaeetus albicilla chromosome 2, bHalAlb1.1, whole genome shotgun sequence, a single genomic region encodes these proteins:
- the BAMBI gene encoding BMP and activin membrane-bound inhibitor homolog: MDRHSSYIFIWLQLELCAMAVLLTRGEIRCYCDAAHCVATGYMCKSELSACFSRLLDPQNTHSPLTHGCLDSIASTADICQAKQAQNHSGTTTVSTLECCHEDMCNYRGLHDVLSPSRGDTSGQGSRYQHDSSRNLITKVQELTSSKELWFRAAVIAVPIAGGLILVLLIMLALRMLRSENKRLQDQRQQMLSRLHYSFHGHHSKKGQVAKLDLECMVPVTGHENCCMTCDKMRHSDLSNDKILSLVHWGMYSGHGKLEFV, translated from the exons gtGAAATCAGATGCTACTGTGATGCTGCACACTGTGTTGCAACCGGCTATATGTGCAAATCTGAGCTTAGCGCCTGCTTCTCCAGACTGCTTGATCCTCAGAATACGCATTCCCCGCTTACTCATGGCTGCTTGGACTCTATTGCAAGCACAGCTGATATCTGCCAAGCCAAACAAGCACAAAACCACTCTGGCACCACCACTGTGTCCACGTTGGAATGCTGTCATGAAGATATGTGCAATTACAGAGGACTACATGATGTTTTGTCCCCTTCCAGGGGCGATACTTCAG GACAAGGGAGCAGATATCAGCATGACAGCAGCAGGAATCTCATCACCAAGGTGCAGGAATTGACCTCTTCAAAAGAGTTATGGTTCAGGGCAGCTGTAATTGCTGTTCCTATAGCTGGTGGGCTAATCTTGGTGCTCCTTATCATGCTGGCCTTGCGGATGCTCAGGAGTGAAAATAAGAGACTGCAAGATCAACGACAGCAAATGCTCTCCCGTTTGCACTATAGTTTTCATGGACATCATTCGAAAAAAGGGCAGGTGGCAAAGTTGGACTTGGAATGCATGGTGCCTGTGACTGGTCACGAGAACTGCTGCATGACCTGTGATAAAATGAGACATTCAGACCTCAGCAATGATAAAATTCTTTCGCTAGTCCACTGGGGAATGTACAGCGGACATGGGAAGCTGGAATTTGTATga